A region of Planococcus sp. MSAK28401 DNA encodes the following proteins:
- a CDS encoding YitT family protein has translation MDKFYRLGAIFIASIVMAIAFNMFLLPHEILSGGVTGIAMIFGLMTPINSGIWLILLNLPILVIGWMKLGKTFIGNSIFSVAVTSIAMLYIPIVQVTEDALLSSVFGGVISGAAVGIIIRFYGSTGGFDVIGLLLTMKRDIPLGFMVFTLNSGVVFISGFIFNWELAMYTMASIYITGIVVDRIHTRHIKLSLMVVTAKGDEVKKKLLTNLYRGITVTDGEGAYTGAKVKVLHSVITRYELAFVRPLIREIDPNAFVSITETMEVVGNFRRDENYKKNSM, from the coding sequence ATGGACAAATTTTACCGCCTCGGGGCAATTTTTATTGCTTCCATTGTTATGGCGATCGCTTTCAACATGTTTTTGCTGCCACATGAAATTTTATCAGGAGGGGTTACCGGAATCGCCATGATCTTCGGCTTGATGACACCGATCAACTCAGGGATCTGGCTGATTTTGCTGAACTTGCCGATTTTGGTCATCGGTTGGATGAAGCTCGGCAAGACTTTTATCGGCAACAGCATTTTTTCAGTAGCTGTGACGTCGATTGCCATGCTTTACATCCCGATTGTCCAAGTAACAGAAGATGCACTATTGTCATCGGTCTTCGGCGGCGTCATTTCAGGCGCTGCAGTAGGGATCATCATCCGCTTTTACGGGTCGACCGGCGGCTTTGATGTCATCGGTCTGTTGCTGACAATGAAGCGCGACATCCCGCTTGGCTTCATGGTTTTTACTTTGAACAGCGGCGTCGTGTTCATCTCGGGCTTTATCTTCAACTGGGAGCTCGCGATGTATACGATGGCATCGATCTATATCACAGGAATCGTTGTTGACCGTATCCACACGCGCCATATCAAGCTCAGCTTGATGGTGGTGACGGCCAAAGGCGACGAAGTGAAGAAGAAGCTATTGACGAACCTCTACCGTGGCATCACGGTAACGGACGGGGAAGGCGCTTATACTGGCGCCAAGGTGAAAGTGCTGCATAGTGTCATCACCCGTTACGAACTGGCATTTGTCCGCCCCTTGATCCGAGAAATCGACCCGAATGCTTTCGTCAGCATCACCGAGACGATGGAAGTGGTCGGAAATTTCCGGCGAGATGAAAATTACAAGAAAAATTCGATGTAA
- a CDS encoding CapA family protein, which produces MATITKWFIVCLAAIGTLAISGEQPSAAEPGSHEFTLRPAPLAVIPERLARNHRVSLSAIGDVLIHEPLYEDAKTGSTYDFDSMFAPIQPFLESSDITVANSESIIGGSEIGVSTYPSFNSPFELGDAMKNAGVDVVSMANNHTLDRGVQAIENAISHWRAIGMVSTGSHLSAQQRADIPVLERNGITLSFLSYTYGTNGVPTPAGRPYLVNRIDRELIQQDLAYARKHSDVTVLSLHFGNEYEAMPTQEQAELALFAAENGADIILGHHPHVLQPPAWINTADGRRSLVFYSLGNFLSGQKGVERRIGGIAHLEIEKLETAQGSSIVLTNPAFTPTFVQHDGFTDFEVLLLKDINTEWNANTKAHLATWMPELKFRE; this is translated from the coding sequence ATGGCAACTATCACAAAATGGTTTATCGTATGCCTGGCTGCTATCGGAACTTTGGCTATCAGCGGTGAACAGCCGTCTGCGGCTGAACCTGGCTCGCATGAATTTACTTTGCGTCCTGCCCCGCTTGCGGTGATACCTGAGCGATTGGCGAGGAACCATCGCGTGAGCTTGTCGGCAATCGGTGATGTGCTCATCCATGAGCCTCTTTACGAAGATGCCAAGACAGGCAGCACGTATGATTTTGATTCCATGTTTGCACCAATCCAGCCCTTTCTCGAATCTTCCGATATTACCGTCGCCAATTCCGAAAGCATTATCGGCGGCAGTGAAATTGGCGTGTCCACCTATCCATCATTCAACAGCCCATTCGAGCTAGGCGATGCCATGAAAAATGCCGGAGTCGATGTCGTCTCTATGGCGAACAACCATACCCTGGATCGCGGCGTCCAAGCCATCGAGAACGCCATCTCCCATTGGCGGGCTATCGGAATGGTATCAACCGGTTCTCATCTTTCCGCACAACAGCGTGCTGATATTCCAGTTCTCGAGCGCAACGGCATCACTTTATCGTTTTTATCCTATACGTACGGAACCAATGGAGTCCCGACACCCGCCGGCCGGCCGTATTTAGTCAATCGCATTGACCGGGAATTGATCCAACAGGATTTAGCGTATGCGCGCAAGCATTCAGATGTGACGGTGTTAAGCCTGCATTTCGGCAATGAATACGAAGCGATGCCGACACAAGAGCAAGCAGAACTCGCCCTTTTTGCCGCTGAAAACGGCGCAGATATCATTCTCGGGCATCACCCGCATGTCTTGCAGCCGCCCGCCTGGATTAATACTGCAGACGGTCGCCGCAGCCTTGTCTTTTACTCGCTTGGCAACTTCTTGTCCGGACAAAAAGGCGTAGAGAGACGAATCGGCGGCATTGCCCATTTAGAAATCGAAAAGCTCGAAACGGCACAAGGTTCAAGTATTGTCCTCACAAACCCAGCCTTCACCCCAACTTTCGTGCAACACGACGGGTTTACAGATTTTGAGGTTTTGTTGTTAAAAGATATCAATACTGAATGGAACGCCAACACAAAAGCTCATCTTGCCACTTGGATGCCTGAACTCAAATTCCGCGAATAG
- a CDS encoding YidH family protein: MSRQSYRKEKNQLTYTQQHLANERTYLAWIRTAISIVGVGFLATSLHFTMGVVRNPFVDLFTIILGIFACVFGLVIIFTATRTYREKRQQIIQETFYSSNLRISMISTMLSIMIIMVIIYFFIIM, encoded by the coding sequence TTGTCACGGCAATCCTATCGAAAAGAAAAAAACCAGCTGACCTATACCCAACAGCATCTCGCAAACGAGCGCACTTATCTTGCTTGGATCCGCACGGCAATCTCCATCGTCGGCGTCGGCTTCCTGGCGACGAGCCTCCATTTCACAATGGGCGTCGTGCGAAATCCCTTTGTCGATTTATTTACCATCATCCTTGGCATTTTTGCTTGTGTATTCGGCCTGGTCATCATTTTCACAGCTACACGCACCTACCGAGAAAAACGCCAGCAAATCATCCAGGAAACCTTTTATTCGTCGAATCTGCGCATCAGCATGATTTCCACGATGCTGTCGATCATGATTATCATGGTCATCATCTATTTCTTTATCATTATGTGA
- a CDS encoding Na+/H+ antiporter — MELLLTILVLLIALLVSNVVSHYMPQVPAALIQVALGTIIVLVFEDFTFELEAEWFLLLFIAPLLFNDGRHFPREELWRMRGPIFGNAVILVLLTTMIGGYFIHWLIEDIPLAAAFALAAILSPTDPVAVNGISQRVRIPSNVLSLVRGESLINDASGLVAFNYAVAAVVTGTFSLYSAIFNFSYKFLAGALLGAVIALLFVGIRLLFRKQGINDVTFHSLLQIMTPFIIFVVAEELLGASGVIAVVVGGIVHSLVQEDTEALVAEEQMLTENIWTIITFVLNGIIFLLLGLNIPGAMSGALENPSMDASVLLSYVLAITAMLLGIRFIWAYLFSHYEYRFGKMEDAAKPSLKLTLFVSLTGVRGTVTMVGILSLPMIIEGGYIFPQRSLLLFLAVGTILLTLLLATACLPLLSKGKLAGSDDGDTIDLEEARRRILLASIARIKSEMTEANETAAYELMDEYRLRFQQVQPEGEEAKEANKKYQRRMKEVRLRALKSERRFIERLKKTEGMEREVYEAFEHSLNRREEAIAHNARSTLLYLQGKLIRAWRRFRGENWQDEEIRLVEYQVGREVQLKALEAALKNLEAYHQKASHKDIVEAVLTEYRKMISRLRKPETLYDERYEMQKEELRINVMDMGRAKIYDMYDAAEITRQQAKELRKYINYIESVTLYDPTE; from the coding sequence ATGGAATTATTGTTGACTATCCTGGTCCTGCTGATCGCGCTCCTCGTCTCCAATGTAGTGAGCCACTACATGCCGCAAGTGCCGGCAGCACTTATCCAAGTGGCGCTCGGGACGATCATCGTGCTGGTCTTCGAGGATTTTACATTTGAATTGGAAGCTGAATGGTTTCTATTGCTGTTTATTGCACCGCTCTTGTTCAACGATGGGCGGCATTTTCCGCGTGAAGAATTATGGCGTATGCGTGGGCCGATTTTCGGCAACGCGGTCATCCTGGTGCTGTTGACGACAATGATCGGCGGTTATTTTATCCACTGGCTCATTGAAGACATCCCGCTCGCCGCAGCGTTTGCACTGGCTGCGATCCTGTCGCCGACGGACCCTGTCGCAGTCAACGGCATCTCCCAGCGCGTCCGCATCCCAAGCAATGTGTTGAGCTTGGTACGCGGCGAGTCGCTGATTAATGACGCTTCGGGGCTCGTCGCATTCAATTATGCAGTCGCTGCAGTCGTCACCGGAACCTTCTCGCTATACTCCGCTATTTTCAATTTTTCCTATAAATTTTTGGCGGGTGCACTTCTAGGAGCCGTGATCGCTTTGCTGTTTGTTGGCATCCGCTTATTGTTCCGCAAACAGGGGATTAATGACGTCACGTTCCATTCGCTATTGCAGATCATGACGCCGTTTATCATCTTTGTCGTAGCGGAGGAATTATTAGGGGCATCCGGCGTTATCGCCGTGGTCGTCGGGGGAATTGTTCATTCGCTCGTGCAGGAAGACACCGAAGCGCTGGTTGCAGAAGAGCAGATGCTGACGGAAAATATTTGGACGATCATCACCTTTGTGTTGAACGGCATCATTTTCTTGCTGCTCGGGCTCAACATCCCGGGGGCGATGAGCGGCGCATTAGAAAACCCGAGTATGGATGCAAGTGTCCTGCTGTCGTATGTTCTGGCGATTACCGCCATGCTGCTCGGCATCCGCTTTATTTGGGCTTATTTATTTTCCCACTACGAGTACCGCTTCGGCAAAATGGAAGATGCTGCAAAGCCGAGCCTCAAGCTGACTTTATTCGTCAGCCTGACAGGCGTGAGAGGGACGGTGACCATGGTCGGGATTTTGTCCTTGCCGATGATCATTGAAGGCGGCTATATTTTCCCGCAGCGTTCACTGCTGCTGTTTCTCGCAGTCGGCACAATCCTCTTGACGCTGCTGCTTGCGACCGCCTGCTTGCCGCTGCTCAGCAAGGGCAAATTGGCCGGTAGCGATGACGGCGATACAATCGACTTGGAAGAAGCAAGACGGCGTATTTTGCTGGCATCGATCGCCCGCATCAAATCGGAAATGACCGAAGCGAATGAAACGGCAGCTTATGAATTAATGGATGAATACCGTTTGCGTTTCCAGCAAGTCCAGCCTGAAGGCGAAGAAGCGAAAGAGGCGAACAAGAAATACCAGCGCCGCATGAAGGAAGTGCGGCTGCGGGCTTTGAAATCCGAGCGCCGCTTTATCGAAAGGCTGAAGAAGACAGAAGGGATGGAACGGGAGGTCTATGAGGCATTCGAGCATTCGCTGAATCGCCGCGAGGAAGCGATTGCCCACAACGCCCGTTCGACATTATTGTATTTGCAGGGCAAGTTGATCCGAGCATGGCGAAGGTTCCGCGGGGAAAATTGGCAAGACGAGGAAATTCGCCTGGTCGAATACCAGGTTGGCCGTGAAGTGCAATTGAAGGCACTTGAAGCCGCCTTGAAGAATTTGGAAGCCTACCATCAAAAAGCTTCACATAAAGACATCGTCGAAGCAGTTTTGACCGAGTACCGGAAAATGATCAGCCGTTTGAGAAAGCCCGAAACCTTGTATGATGAACGTTACGAGATGCAAAAAGAAGAGCTGCGCATCAATGTCATGGACATGGGGCGAGCCAAAATCTACGATATGTACGATGCTGCGGAAATCACACGGCAGCAAGCGAAAGAATTAAGGAAATACATCAATTACATCGAAAGCGTCACTTTGTACGATCCGACGGAGTAA
- a CDS encoding DUF3100 domain-containing protein, protein MEKVELGTVIKDWRLHAIAFILVAITEAIGQFSIAVGPGVILLLPMLYAFFLGLGLYFTPLISEKNAKNAEPLIILGVTLLIAKIGVTIGPQIEAIIAAGPALLLQELGNLGTIFLALPLAVLLGFRRESIGMTHSIAREPNVGLIVNKFGFSSPEGRGVMAVYIFGTVFGAVFLGLISGLLATATPLHPLSFAMASGVGSGSMMAAASGSLIGAYPELEEQIVAFAGASNLLSLSTGLYFSIFIGLPLTEKLYSIMMRRSERKAAKGGGPNA, encoded by the coding sequence ATGGAGAAAGTAGAGTTGGGAACTGTCATCAAAGACTGGCGTTTACATGCCATTGCCTTCATTTTGGTAGCCATTACCGAAGCGATTGGCCAGTTCAGCATTGCTGTAGGGCCAGGAGTCATTCTATTATTACCGATGTTATATGCATTCTTTTTGGGGCTTGGCTTGTATTTCACGCCGCTCATTTCCGAGAAAAACGCCAAAAATGCAGAACCACTCATCATTTTAGGCGTGACTTTGCTGATTGCCAAAATCGGTGTCACGATCGGGCCGCAGATTGAAGCAATCATCGCAGCGGGTCCAGCACTTTTACTGCAGGAACTCGGTAATTTGGGGACGATTTTCCTTGCTCTGCCGCTTGCTGTGCTGCTTGGGTTCCGCCGTGAAAGCATCGGTATGACCCATTCGATTGCGCGTGAGCCGAATGTCGGGCTGATCGTCAATAAGTTTGGATTCTCTTCACCTGAAGGCCGCGGAGTCATGGCGGTCTATATTTTCGGAACGGTATTCGGAGCCGTTTTTCTTGGCTTGATTTCAGGATTGCTTGCAACGGCAACGCCGCTCCATCCTCTGTCGTTTGCCATGGCATCCGGCGTCGGGAGCGGATCGATGATGGCTGCGGCCAGTGGTTCGCTGATCGGGGCATATCCCGAATTGGAAGAACAAATCGTTGCCTTTGCGGGAGCGAGTAATTTACTATCGCTGTCCACTGGCTTGTATTTCAGTATTTTTATCGGCTTGCCGCTAACGGAGAAGTTGTACAGCATTATGATGCGCAGATCGGAACGAAAAGCTGCGAAGGGAGGCGGGCCAAATGCTTAA
- a CDS encoding glycerate kinase, translating into MKIIVAPDSFKGSISAEQAARAMAEGILDTAPDCEVIELPSADGGEGTMANLVAATNGRIATQQVSGPLGKPVAASYGMLGNGKTCVIEIAEASGLTLLSQTERSPERTSTNGTGELILHALDAGFRDFIIGLGGSATNDGGTGILRALGMRFLDASGKELPPGAGALGELYAIDAGSFDTRLQDCRFVIASDVDNPLVGPNGASHIFGPQKGATAKMAEALDRKLSHYADIVEKETGVSLHDYPGAGAAGGAGGAFLAFFPAVMRRGIDVVLEASGFSESVASSDLIFTGEGKSDHQTLSGKTAFGIAQMAAVHSKPVILLSGAIDPESRKDLMHFFEEVHSVSGGAVTEKQSMDDAYVHVRKRAAEILNAYLGNHPQSD; encoded by the coding sequence ATGAAAATTATTGTGGCGCCGGATTCTTTTAAAGGCAGCATCTCAGCAGAGCAAGCGGCACGCGCAATGGCCGAAGGGATACTGGACACAGCCCCGGATTGCGAGGTCATCGAATTGCCGTCCGCGGACGGCGGTGAAGGCACCATGGCGAATCTGGTCGCAGCGACAAACGGCCGTATCGCAACCCAACAAGTTTCAGGGCCGCTCGGCAAGCCGGTCGCTGCCAGCTATGGCATGCTTGGAAACGGCAAGACTTGCGTCATTGAAATTGCAGAGGCATCCGGCCTGACCTTGCTTTCACAAACAGAACGCAGTCCGGAGCGTACATCGACAAACGGCACCGGCGAATTGATCCTTCATGCCCTCGACGCCGGATTTCGGGATTTCATCATCGGGCTCGGGGGCAGCGCAACGAATGATGGAGGGACAGGAATCCTGCGCGCGCTCGGCATGCGATTTCTCGATGCTTCAGGTAAGGAACTGCCGCCAGGAGCTGGGGCACTGGGTGAACTTTATGCAATAGATGCAGGCTCTTTCGATACGCGCCTTCAGGATTGCCGCTTTGTCATCGCGAGTGATGTCGACAATCCACTGGTCGGCCCGAACGGCGCTTCACATATATTCGGCCCGCAAAAAGGCGCGACCGCTAAAATGGCGGAAGCGCTGGATCGGAAGTTAAGCCATTACGCCGATATCGTGGAGAAAGAGACTGGAGTGTCTTTGCATGATTACCCGGGGGCAGGGGCTGCGGGCGGTGCAGGCGGCGCGTTTTTGGCATTCTTTCCGGCAGTCATGCGGCGCGGCATCGATGTCGTTCTTGAAGCTTCAGGATTTTCAGAAAGCGTGGCGTCGAGTGATTTGATTTTCACGGGTGAAGGAAAATCGGACCACCAAACCTTATCCGGAAAAACAGCTTTTGGCATTGCTCAAATGGCTGCTGTCCACAGCAAGCCGGTCATCTTATTGTCAGGCGCGATCGATCCGGAGAGCCGCAAGGACTTGATGCACTTTTTCGAAGAAGTGCATTCAGTATCAGGTGGAGCTGTGACCGAAAAACAATCGATGGACGACGCCTATGTGCATGTGCGCAAACGGGCAGCGGAAATTCTCAACGCTTATTTGGGCAATCATCCACAATCCGATTAA
- a CDS encoding MFS transporter has product MAIGRTQAGKRMLESYSESPEKLRGLYKRTLWIVMLSQIFGGAGLAAGITVGALLARDMLGTESYAGLPVFLFTLGSAGAALVVGRLSQRFGRRTGLAAGFLTGGIGSIGVVFSAIWGNVFLLFLALVIYGAGSATNLQARYAGTDLASTKQRGTAISVAMVATTFGAFAGPNLVGVMGSFAESIGVPALAGPFILAGVAYILAGIVLFALLRPDPLMVSRFISDQQKRDQAASGEEQVAGTAVNSRGVFLGATVMVITQIVMVAIMTMTPVHMGHHGHSLNAIGMVIGIHVAAMYLPSLVTGVLVDKAGRVAMVVAAGVTLLAAGLVAAFAPGDSLFVLILALALLGLGWNFGLISGTALIVDSTKPKARAKTQGMVDVLIALAGATGGGISGMVVAGTSFAVLSLAGGILSLLLVPVVIWFWRNQETSVS; this is encoded by the coding sequence ATGGCTATTGGAAGAACGCAAGCAGGCAAGCGAATGCTCGAAAGCTATAGCGAGTCGCCGGAAAAATTGCGGGGCTTGTACAAGCGAACCTTGTGGATTGTCATGCTCTCGCAAATTTTCGGTGGAGCTGGCTTGGCTGCCGGGATTACGGTTGGCGCTTTGCTCGCGCGGGATATGCTCGGCACAGAAAGTTATGCGGGGCTTCCGGTCTTTCTCTTTACGCTCGGATCGGCAGGGGCCGCGCTCGTCGTCGGGCGCTTGTCTCAGCGTTTCGGGCGCAGGACGGGCTTGGCTGCCGGGTTTCTTACGGGCGGCATTGGCTCGATCGGCGTCGTATTTTCCGCGATATGGGGCAATGTTTTTCTGTTGTTTCTGGCGCTTGTCATCTACGGTGCGGGATCGGCGACGAATCTTCAAGCACGTTATGCAGGAACCGACCTGGCAAGCACGAAACAGCGCGGCACAGCCATCAGCGTCGCCATGGTGGCGACCACATTTGGGGCATTTGCCGGGCCGAATCTAGTTGGCGTCATGGGAAGTTTCGCTGAATCGATCGGAGTGCCGGCCCTTGCCGGCCCGTTCATTTTAGCGGGAGTCGCATACATACTGGCAGGCATCGTGTTATTTGCGCTATTGCGCCCAGATCCGCTCATGGTGTCGCGTTTTATCAGCGACCAGCAAAAACGGGATCAGGCCGCGTCAGGAGAAGAACAAGTGGCAGGTACTGCGGTCAATAGCCGCGGCGTTTTCCTCGGTGCAACGGTCATGGTCATCACGCAAATCGTTATGGTTGCGATCATGACGATGACGCCGGTGCATATGGGTCACCACGGCCATAGCCTCAATGCGATCGGCATGGTCATCGGCATCCATGTAGCGGCGATGTATTTGCCATCGCTCGTGACAGGAGTGTTGGTCGATAAGGCTGGGCGCGTTGCAATGGTCGTCGCAGCGGGGGTGACCTTGCTCGCAGCTGGGCTTGTGGCGGCCTTCGCTCCTGGAGATTCGCTGTTTGTCCTGATTCTCGCCTTGGCGCTGCTCGGGCTTGGCTGGAACTTCGGTTTGATCAGCGGCACGGCGTTGATCGTCGATTCGACAAAACCGAAAGCGCGAGCGAAAACACAAGGGATGGTTGATGTCCTGATTGCCTTGGCCGGTGCGACTGGCGGCGGCATCTCGGGAATGGTCGTAGCCGGTACCAGCTTTGCGGTGCTATCGCTTGCCGGCGGAATCCTGTCGTTGTTATTGGTGCCTGTCGTCATTTGGTTTTGGCGCAATCAAGAAACCAGTGTTTCATAA
- a CDS encoding YusW family protein produces MKKMTAGMAAVILLAGCGTGQDTSETTTADTENATQQQTDATNGDSSTAQGDSAEQADSTEQAAQDGQAASPAASGEIREFDLDLKFTDDREWEFDYDRNEASIERDSGDRVSGQEAQDEFAQLFQAIQFSTARPLEDVKREVLEAVNAQQADVREFEMDVKFDSGEEMEIDHDVRNGARSEELDEFSLELTFAAGSESSYDFESDEREAEIERRDGSESEGAGALDEMEKLLGQVNITTARSIDDMKAEVLQALSIDAAKVEDFDLEVDYQGGEEIKFSHDTKE; encoded by the coding sequence ATGAAGAAAATGACGGCAGGAATGGCCGCGGTGATTTTATTGGCAGGGTGCGGCACAGGACAAGATACCAGCGAGACGACAACAGCGGATACCGAAAATGCGACACAGCAACAAACGGATGCAACGAACGGAGATAGCAGCACAGCGCAGGGCGACTCGGCTGAACAAGCGGACAGTACGGAGCAAGCCGCGCAAGATGGACAGGCAGCATCTCCAGCAGCAAGCGGTGAGATCCGCGAATTCGATTTGGATTTGAAGTTCACGGATGATCGTGAATGGGAATTTGATTACGACCGCAATGAAGCGTCGATTGAGCGCGATTCGGGAGACCGGGTCTCTGGCCAGGAAGCCCAAGATGAATTTGCGCAACTTTTCCAGGCCATCCAGTTTTCAACGGCACGCCCACTTGAAGACGTCAAGCGCGAAGTATTGGAAGCGGTCAATGCCCAGCAAGCGGATGTCCGGGAATTTGAGATGGATGTGAAATTTGATTCTGGGGAAGAAATGGAAATCGACCACGATGTCAGAAACGGCGCAAGATCTGAAGAACTCGATGAATTCTCGCTCGAATTGACATTTGCGGCAGGCAGCGAATCGAGTTATGATTTCGAAAGCGATGAGCGGGAAGCGGAAATCGAGCGCCGTGATGGATCGGAAAGCGAAGGGGCAGGAGCACTCGATGAGATGGAAAAGTTGCTCGGCCAAGTCAACATCACAACGGCTCGTTCCATCGATGACATGAAAGCTGAAGTTCTGCAAGCATTGTCGATCGATGCGGCTAAAGTAGAAGATTTCGATCTTGAAGTCGATTACCAGGGCGGCGAAGAAATTAAGTTTTCTCATGACACGAAGGAATAG
- a CDS encoding ABC transporter substrate-binding protein, translating to MKRSGLILTSLAAAGILSACGASGAATGDSEDTIVLGYFPNLDHATAMVAKDQQFYESNLPEGTNVEYVTFADGSDFMTALKTGDIDGGLVGPGPAMNNYTNGADVRMIAGGASGGTVVMARDGSGIESIEDIPGSTFITPRVGCTHDVQFETYMKENDITSNRIGGEMVHQTGKPAQYEAMFETGKIDVAVAPEPWASVLAQNTGAKVIIEPDEISFGTSLPASVLVTSSELIESDPETVQAIVDAHEEATAYIEENPEESKEIVISTIDDITGQELDKSVIDGAWDNMFFSTDIDGEEIQAFGDSSFDLKFLKEKPDFSELTDTQFLN from the coding sequence ATGAAAAGATCCGGACTTATTTTAACTTCACTCGCGGCTGCGGGCATCCTGTCAGCTTGCGGAGCTTCAGGTGCCGCAACGGGCGATTCCGAAGATACCATCGTACTCGGCTATTTCCCGAATCTTGACCACGCCACAGCAATGGTTGCAAAAGACCAGCAGTTTTATGAAAGCAATTTGCCGGAAGGCACGAATGTTGAATACGTGACATTCGCTGACGGCTCCGACTTTATGACAGCGCTGAAAACTGGCGACATCGACGGCGGGCTGGTCGGTCCCGGGCCTGCCATGAACAACTACACGAACGGCGCGGATGTGCGCATGATCGCTGGCGGCGCGAGCGGCGGAACCGTCGTTATGGCGCGTGACGGCAGCGGCATCGAATCCATCGAAGACATCCCGGGCAGCACATTCATCACGCCGCGCGTCGGCTGCACACATGACGTACAATTCGAAACCTATATGAAAGAGAACGACATCACCTCAAACCGCATCGGCGGCGAAATGGTCCACCAGACCGGCAAGCCGGCTCAATATGAAGCCATGTTTGAAACGGGTAAAATCGATGTCGCGGTTGCCCCGGAACCATGGGCATCCGTCCTTGCACAAAATACCGGCGCCAAAGTGATCATCGAACCGGATGAAATTTCCTTCGGCACTTCCCTTCCGGCATCTGTCCTTGTCACTTCCAGTGAATTGATCGAGTCAGATCCTGAAACCGTGCAGGCCATTGTCGATGCGCATGAAGAAGCTACAGCATATATCGAAGAAAACCCTGAAGAATCCAAGGAAATCGTCATCTCCACAATCGATGACATTACCGGCCAGGAACTCGACAAATCCGTTATCGACGGCGCTTGGGATAATATGTTCTTCAGTACGGACATCGACGGCGAAGAAATCCAAGCCTTCGGCGATTCATCCTTCGACTTGAAATTCCTGAAAGAAAAACCCGACTTCAGCGAATTGACCGATACGCAGTTTTTAAACTAA
- a CDS encoding ABC transporter permease yields the protein MKPAVKRLLFFTGLILFWGLGSYFELWHETILPSPFSVWDALVAGFSDLTLVYDLVASFRRLLIGLAVSLLIGTALGILLARSKTADDTIGSMVLALQSVPSIIWLPLAMMWFGLGEGAIIFVVILGGTFVMTLNVRTGIKNVNPLYIKAARTMGSNGIDLFWKVIIPASIPYLVTGARLAWAFAWRALMAGELLSAGPGLGYTLRYASDFGNMALVIGVMIIIGVVGAVVDQLIFQRIEKNVLKRWGLES from the coding sequence ATGAAGCCCGCAGTTAAGCGCCTCTTATTTTTCACCGGACTTATCCTATTTTGGGGACTCGGCTCCTATTTCGAATTATGGCATGAAACAATCCTTCCTTCCCCGTTTAGCGTATGGGATGCACTGGTTGCTGGATTTAGTGATCTGACTTTAGTCTACGACTTGGTCGCGAGTTTCCGACGCCTGTTGATCGGCCTCGCCGTTTCCCTATTGATCGGCACGGCACTCGGCATTTTGCTGGCACGCTCGAAAACGGCCGATGACACAATCGGCTCAATGGTGCTCGCCTTGCAAAGCGTACCGAGCATCATCTGGCTGCCGCTTGCCATGATGTGGTTCGGCTTAGGCGAAGGCGCCATCATCTTCGTCGTCATCTTAGGCGGTACTTTTGTCATGACACTGAACGTACGGACGGGCATCAAAAATGTCAATCCACTATACATAAAAGCAGCACGCACGATGGGGTCGAACGGCATCGACTTGTTCTGGAAAGTCATCATCCCGGCTTCCATCCCCTATCTTGTGACCGGCGCACGTCTCGCCTGGGCATTCGCCTGGCGCGCGCTTATGGCCGGTGAACTGCTCAGTGCCGGGCCAGGGCTCGGCTACACATTGCGCTACGCTTCTGACTTCGGCAATATGGCGCTCGTTATCGGCGTCATGATCATCATCGGTGTCGTCGGCGCAGTCGTCGACCAATTGATTTTCCAACGCATCGAAAAAAATGTCCTGAAACGCTGGGGACTTGAATCTTAA